The following proteins are encoded in a genomic region of Catellatospora sp. TT07R-123:
- a CDS encoding phosphonate degradation HD-domain oxygenase, whose product MAAMPAGSTTLRLDDHELPAVWLRDNCRCPACADPVSGQKLFGITDLPADLSIADVADDGCEVAVTFAPDGHVSRFPRGWLLAPVTADERTEAGKEFGAGLVEVAWEDFRQDRAGALDALLRRGFVLLRGVPVVEGAVLEAAAEFGYVRETNYGRLFDVRVEADATNLAFTGREITPHTDNPYRDPVPTVQLLHCLVNAADGGDSGLVDGFAAAAVLRAEEPEAFAVLTRTPVTFRYADADTDLSASRPLIGVDPAGRVCEIRFNNRSTQPLRAPHAEVSAFYAAYRTFAEIIARPQGRLDFRLEPGDCLVFDNTRMLHARTAFAEGGARHLQGCYADLDAVASRRAVLRRQAPLDQLADLFAGPGAADYLGEAVSQAAHMLQTASLAEAAGAPDALVAAALLHDVGHFVGEVGGGDLMAGVDNRHSHTGADWLAAWFPEPVTEPIRLHVAAKRYLCAVEPGYREQLSAASEYTLTVQGGPMTAAETAAFEARPGAADAVAVRRWDDAAKDPAAAVPEFGHFRPILARVLRR is encoded by the coding sequence ATGGCTGCCATGCCGGCCGGATCGACGACCCTTCGCCTTGATGATCATGAACTGCCGGCCGTGTGGCTGCGCGACAACTGCCGCTGCCCCGCGTGCGCCGACCCGGTGAGCGGCCAGAAACTGTTCGGCATCACGGACCTGCCCGCCGACCTGAGCATCGCCGACGTGGCCGACGACGGCTGCGAGGTGGCCGTCACCTTCGCCCCGGACGGGCACGTGTCCCGCTTCCCGCGCGGCTGGCTGCTCGCACCGGTGACCGCCGATGAGCGCACCGAGGCGGGCAAGGAGTTCGGGGCCGGGCTGGTCGAGGTCGCGTGGGAGGACTTCCGGCAGGACCGCGCCGGGGCGCTGGATGCCCTGCTGCGGCGAGGGTTCGTGCTGCTGCGCGGCGTGCCGGTCGTCGAGGGGGCGGTCCTGGAGGCCGCCGCGGAGTTCGGCTACGTCCGGGAGACGAACTACGGCCGCCTGTTCGACGTCCGCGTCGAGGCCGATGCGACGAACCTGGCGTTCACCGGCCGCGAGATCACCCCGCACACCGACAACCCCTACCGGGACCCGGTGCCGACCGTCCAACTGCTGCACTGCCTGGTCAACGCCGCCGACGGCGGGGACTCCGGGCTGGTCGACGGGTTCGCCGCAGCGGCCGTCCTGCGGGCGGAGGAGCCCGAGGCGTTCGCCGTGCTGACCCGGACCCCCGTCACCTTCCGTTACGCCGATGCCGACACGGACCTCTCCGCCAGCAGGCCGCTGATCGGTGTCGACCCCGCCGGGCGCGTCTGTGAGATCCGGTTCAACAACCGGTCGACCCAGCCGCTGCGCGCGCCGCACGCCGAGGTGAGCGCGTTCTACGCCGCGTACCGGACGTTCGCCGAGATCATCGCCCGGCCGCAGGGGCGCCTGGACTTCCGGCTGGAACCGGGGGACTGCCTCGTCTTCGACAACACCCGCATGCTGCACGCCCGCACCGCCTTCGCCGAAGGCGGCGCCCGGCACCTGCAGGGGTGCTACGCGGACCTGGACGCGGTGGCCAGCCGGCGGGCGGTCCTGCGCCGCCAGGCGCCACTCGACCAGCTCGCCGACCTGTTCGCGGGGCCGGGTGCCGCCGACTACCTGGGCGAGGCCGTGTCGCAGGCCGCGCACATGCTCCAGACGGCGTCGCTGGCCGAAGCCGCAGGCGCGCCCGACGCGCTGGTCGCGGCCGCGCTGCTGCACGACGTCGGCCACTTCGTCGGCGAGGTCGGCGGCGGCGACCTGATGGCCGGGGTCGACAACCGGCACAGCCACACGGGCGCGGACTGGCTGGCCGCGTGGTTCCCGGAGCCGGTCACCGAACCGATCCGACTGCACGTGGCGGCCAAGCGGTACCTGTGCGCGGTCGAGCCGGGCTACCGCGAGCAGCTGTCGGCCGCCTCCGAGTACACGCTGACCGTGCAGGGCGGCCCGATGACTGCGGCGGAGACCGCCGCGTTCGAGGCGCGGCCCGGGGCCGCCGACGCCGTCGCGGTACGCCGCTGGGACGACGCCGCCAAGGACCCCGCCGCAGCCGTGCCGGAGTTCGGACACTTCAGGCCGATCCTCGCCCGCGTGCTGCGCCGGTGA
- a CDS encoding GntR family transcriptional regulator, giving the protein MTNPATVVHRSLPENVYLLLRRRILNNELPAGQRLIETNLAEELGVSRSTIREALRQLSFDGLVDISPRRHSVVTRMAYEDIRDACYARYVLEAGAARSVGERQEMVAKMQAVVARMGAAAREGDVASMIDLDTEFHACIIDASGRNRLGSLWRTLDAQMGALMRSSIDRQHIDLVETVRRHQLVVDVFGKGGIDEMVQALEEHYLGAVDGMAQAGILTD; this is encoded by the coding sequence ATGACGAATCCAGCGACCGTGGTGCACCGGTCCCTGCCGGAAAACGTCTATCTGCTGCTGCGCCGGCGGATCCTCAACAACGAGCTGCCCGCCGGGCAGCGACTCATCGAGACCAACCTCGCCGAGGAACTCGGTGTCAGCCGCTCCACGATCCGGGAAGCGCTGCGCCAGCTGTCCTTCGACGGGCTGGTCGACATCTCGCCGAGGCGGCACAGCGTCGTCACGCGGATGGCGTACGAAGACATCCGCGACGCCTGCTACGCACGCTACGTGCTCGAGGCCGGCGCTGCCCGCAGCGTCGGCGAGCGGCAGGAGATGGTCGCCAAGATGCAGGCGGTGGTCGCCCGCATGGGCGCTGCCGCGCGGGAAGGCGACGTGGCCTCGATGATCGACCTTGATACGGAGTTCCACGCCTGCATCATCGACGCGTCCGGCCGCAACCGGCTCGGCTCACTGTGGCGGACACTGGACGCGCAGATGGGGGCACTCATGCGCTCCTCCATCGACCGCCAGCACATCGACCTAGTCGAAACCGTACGCCGCCACCAGCTGGTCGTGGACGTCTTCGGCAAGGGCGGCATCGACGAGATGGTCCAAGCGCTGGAGGAGCACTACCTCGGAGCGGTCGACGGCATGGCGCAGGCGGGGATCCTGACCGACTGA
- a CDS encoding DUF4438 domain-containing protein — MTPIAVNLTGVVETPTMPSTPYLVDADGHPYVPLGDCGVVLGVHIGDGVFDHDADHVAPGVTLSHADQSARHALTAFACFGNRAMVRTGAAAGAPGFVLGKRGEQGRVIVVFDDETLAQLVPGDTIVVRGRGQGAELPGVHLLNADPDALDLLPLVIGDGQVHATVRAVFPSRVAGNGIGRPAQMWDIDLQLTPDDPEAAGLRLGDLVAVDDLDVRHNTGYRGGYRTVGLIVHGGSPLPGHGPGLMPILCAPAANLPVSLTGDAAPQLTLDRLHFRP; from the coding sequence GTGACACCGATCGCGGTGAACCTGACCGGCGTGGTGGAGACCCCCACCATGCCGTCGACGCCATACCTCGTCGACGCCGACGGACATCCGTACGTGCCGCTGGGCGACTGCGGCGTCGTGCTCGGCGTCCACATCGGCGACGGCGTCTTCGACCACGACGCCGACCACGTGGCCCCCGGAGTCACCCTCAGCCACGCCGACCAGTCGGCCCGGCACGCGCTGACCGCCTTCGCGTGCTTCGGCAACCGTGCCATGGTCCGCACCGGCGCCGCGGCGGGCGCTCCGGGCTTCGTGCTGGGCAAGCGCGGCGAGCAGGGCCGTGTCATCGTCGTCTTCGACGACGAGACGCTGGCACAGCTCGTGCCCGGCGACACGATCGTCGTGCGCGGCCGGGGACAGGGCGCCGAGCTGCCCGGCGTGCACCTGCTCAACGCCGACCCGGACGCGTTGGACCTGCTGCCCCTGGTGATCGGCGACGGGCAGGTCCACGCCACGGTGCGGGCCGTGTTCCCGTCGCGGGTCGCCGGCAACGGCATCGGCCGCCCGGCGCAGATGTGGGACATCGACCTCCAGCTCACCCCGGACGACCCGGAGGCGGCCGGGCTGCGGCTGGGCGACCTCGTCGCCGTCGACGACCTCGACGTGCGGCACAACACCGGATACCGGGGCGGATACCGGACTGTCGGACTGATCGTGCACGGCGGCAGCCCGCTGCCCGGTCACGGACCCGGCCTCATGCCGATCCTGTGCGCGCCGGCCGCCAACCTGCCCGTCTCGCTCACCGGCGACGCGGCTCCACAGCTCACCCTCGACCGCCTACACTTCCGGCCATGA
- a CDS encoding DUF4438 domain-containing protein, protein MIRTNADRLVTQILAGEVWPALADRHGYRVDADGQPFLLPGMGGVTLGVHPGDPATGYAADHLEPGLSVRARGEGANMALQFLSCVGNIVTVRTGPAAGRQGKVIGQHAYVLVDLAEADLAEVSTGDQVTVAARGQGLRLLDHPAVVAKNLDPDLLTRLPVRTRADGRLEVGVAARVPASAVGAGAGMVSEFANTDLMGAYAGQGDDLSLGLERLRIGDIVAIEDADHRFGRGYRRGHLAIGVISTGHCRLFGHGPGPSTILTGPADAFHLVDDPDACLGGIL, encoded by the coding sequence ATGATACGAACCAACGCGGACCGCCTGGTCACCCAGATCCTCGCCGGCGAGGTGTGGCCGGCGCTGGCCGACCGGCACGGCTACCGGGTCGACGCCGACGGGCAGCCGTTCCTGCTGCCCGGCATGGGCGGGGTGACACTCGGCGTGCACCCGGGCGACCCGGCGACCGGCTACGCCGCCGACCATCTCGAACCGGGCCTGTCGGTCCGCGCCCGCGGCGAAGGCGCCAACATGGCGCTGCAGTTCCTCAGCTGCGTCGGCAACATCGTCACGGTCCGGACCGGACCGGCCGCCGGGCGGCAGGGCAAGGTCATCGGCCAGCACGCCTACGTGCTGGTCGACCTGGCCGAGGCCGACCTCGCCGAGGTCAGCACCGGCGACCAGGTCACCGTCGCCGCCCGCGGCCAGGGCCTCAGGCTGCTGGACCACCCGGCGGTCGTGGCCAAGAACCTCGATCCCGACCTGCTGACCCGGCTTCCCGTGCGGACCCGTGCCGACGGACGGCTGGAGGTCGGCGTGGCCGCCCGGGTCCCGGCTTCGGCAGTCGGCGCGGGTGCGGGCATGGTCTCCGAATTCGCCAACACCGACCTCATGGGCGCCTACGCCGGGCAGGGGGACGACCTGTCCCTGGGCCTGGAGCGCCTGCGCATCGGCGACATCGTCGCGATCGAGGACGCCGACCACCGCTTCGGCCGCGGCTACCGGCGCGGCCATCTGGCCATCGGTGTGATCAGCACCGGCCACTGCCGCCTGTTCGGCCACGGCCCGGGGCCGAGCACCATCCTGACCGGTCCCGCCGACGCGTTCCATCTCGTCGACGACCCCGACGCCTGCCTGGGAGGAATCCTGTGA
- a CDS encoding TldD/PmbA family protein — MTAFHPPVSLDGLLDRLGTAAASGTADAVEITLLGRAGQYTRFADGRIHQPQDIIETQYTVRAIVDGHAARAAVGTLGGLAAAVGKATEAARAMARRPGAAPGTARTSEPAPLPQVALWHDDTAAFDAGARAVAAGQTMRAAAAAGGTAAGMFGRAITQIAVVASTGAAHHAVATEALGSLTAAVADGTSHWVDLHRSSGALGLAAAADRTIGEAVAGQGRVPVPDGRHTVVLGPQAVGELLTFLEDVGFSGELAAAGVGLVARRRGERVASPLVTVADDATATIGLPIGFDMEGTPKRRVPLLDRGVVGQAVTDLATAALLGTASTGHAHIAREQAPAPVAANVVMAPGDATEADLIAGVEHGVYVQRFWYTRLVDRLTGTITGVSRDGCFLIRDGRLAEPVAGARFTHSVLDFLATVDAVGSARRSQPVMNVWNGAVTAPAVRGHGFRFGSAAIEEQ, encoded by the coding sequence ATGACCGCCTTCCACCCACCGGTGTCCCTCGACGGCCTGCTCGACCGGCTCGGCACGGCCGCGGCGTCGGGCACCGCCGACGCTGTCGAGATCACCCTGCTGGGCCGGGCCGGGCAGTACACCCGGTTCGCCGACGGCCGGATCCACCAGCCGCAGGACATCATCGAAACCCAGTACACGGTCCGTGCCATCGTCGACGGACACGCCGCGCGCGCCGCGGTCGGCACCCTGGGCGGCCTGGCGGCCGCCGTGGGCAAGGCCACCGAGGCCGCCCGAGCCATGGCCCGCAGGCCGGGCGCCGCCCCCGGCACGGCCCGGACCTCCGAGCCGGCGCCACTGCCCCAGGTGGCGCTGTGGCACGACGACACCGCGGCGTTCGACGCCGGCGCGCGGGCAGTCGCCGCCGGTCAGACCATGCGCGCGGCCGCTGCCGCAGGCGGCACCGCCGCCGGCATGTTCGGCCGGGCGATCACCCAGATCGCCGTCGTCGCCTCCACCGGCGCCGCCCACCACGCCGTGGCCACCGAGGCACTCGGCTCGCTGACCGCAGCGGTCGCCGACGGCACCTCCCACTGGGTCGACCTGCACCGCTCCAGCGGCGCCCTCGGCCTCGCGGCCGCCGCCGACCGCACGATCGGCGAGGCGGTCGCGGGCCAGGGCCGCGTCCCGGTCCCGGACGGACGGCACACCGTCGTGCTCGGCCCGCAAGCAGTCGGGGAACTGCTGACGTTCCTGGAGGACGTCGGCTTCTCCGGCGAGCTGGCCGCCGCCGGCGTCGGGCTCGTCGCCCGGCGGCGCGGCGAGCGGGTCGCCTCGCCGCTGGTCACCGTCGCCGACGACGCCACCGCCACGATCGGGCTGCCCATCGGCTTCGACATGGAGGGAACACCCAAGCGGCGTGTCCCGCTGCTGGACCGCGGTGTCGTCGGACAGGCGGTGACCGATCTCGCCACCGCCGCCCTCCTCGGCACCGCCTCCACCGGCCATGCCCACATCGCCCGCGAACAGGCTCCCGCCCCGGTCGCCGCGAACGTCGTCATGGCCCCCGGCGACGCCACCGAGGCCGACCTCATCGCCGGCGTCGAGCACGGCGTCTACGTGCAGCGGTTCTGGTACACCCGGCTGGTCGACCGCCTGACCGGCACCATCACCGGCGTCAGCCGCGACGGCTGCTTCCTGATCCGCGACGGCAGGCTCGCCGAACCGGTCGCCGGCGCCCGGTTCACCCACTCGGTCCTCGACTTCCTCGCCACCGTCGACGCCGTCGGGTCAGCCCGCCGCTCGCAGCCGGTCATGAACGTGTGGAACGGCGCGGTCACCGCGCCCGCCGTACGCGGGCACGGGTTCCGCTTCGGCTCGGCCGCGATCGAGGAGCAGTGA
- a CDS encoding TldD/PmbA family protein: protein MSAHDWGTLADDAAARAILETALDTLAGRVQFADARLIECEELRSYAQLGADPDERIEQNIGIGVRVLVDGQWGFAARPLTAVGDAALAARAAHADALAMSGIGRRVDLPAREPSSGRYATEVGQDPFAVDTATRHGLLAGWLAEAGAPALVAAGQAGINAKRQHRHYADTEGSRQHQHLLETGAMLVVTAAGHGDVQRRSYPNSFHGNTAGAGWEYLASLAMHDNAARVGEEAVALLTAPAAPRGFADVVIGAQQVSLQIHESAGHALELDRILGDEANYAGTSFIRAADVGSLRYGSAAVTIASDPTVPGTRGSFAFDDEGTPSRRAALIDRGIVANTLSTRDSAARSGLALTGAARSDGWAYLPVCFSTHVFLEPGDGGSLDDLLDRMGDGYYIDDNRSWSIDNQRLNFQFGTEVAYEVKRGRRGRLLRNFSYGGVTPQFWGSVEAVAGPSEFRSFGYPCGKGEPKQWGFLSHGASPMLVRDLRIGVA, encoded by the coding sequence GTGAGCGCCCACGACTGGGGCACGCTGGCCGACGACGCCGCAGCCCGCGCCATCCTGGAAACGGCACTGGACACCCTCGCCGGGCGGGTCCAGTTCGCCGACGCCCGGCTCATCGAATGCGAGGAGCTGCGCTCCTACGCCCAACTCGGCGCCGACCCCGACGAGCGCATCGAGCAGAACATCGGCATCGGCGTGCGCGTCCTCGTCGACGGCCAGTGGGGTTTCGCCGCCCGGCCGCTGACCGCCGTCGGCGACGCCGCTCTCGCCGCCCGCGCGGCGCACGCCGACGCGCTGGCCATGTCCGGCATCGGCAGACGGGTGGACCTGCCTGCCCGCGAGCCGTCCAGCGGACGCTACGCCACGGAGGTCGGCCAGGACCCGTTCGCCGTCGACACCGCGACCCGGCACGGCCTGCTGGCCGGCTGGCTGGCGGAGGCAGGCGCGCCCGCGCTGGTCGCGGCCGGGCAGGCCGGGATCAACGCGAAGCGCCAGCACCGGCACTACGCCGACACCGAAGGCTCACGCCAGCACCAGCACTTGCTGGAGACCGGCGCGATGCTGGTGGTGACCGCCGCCGGGCACGGCGACGTACAGCGGCGCAGCTACCCCAACTCCTTCCACGGCAACACCGCCGGAGCGGGCTGGGAATACCTGGCGAGCCTGGCCATGCACGACAACGCCGCCCGGGTGGGGGAGGAGGCCGTCGCGCTGCTGACCGCGCCGGCCGCCCCCCGCGGATTCGCCGACGTCGTCATCGGCGCCCAGCAGGTCTCGCTCCAGATCCACGAATCGGCCGGGCACGCGCTGGAGCTCGACCGGATCCTCGGCGACGAGGCCAACTACGCCGGAACCTCGTTCATCAGGGCCGCCGACGTCGGCTCGCTGCGCTACGGCTCGGCCGCGGTCACGATCGCGTCGGACCCGACCGTGCCCGGCACCCGCGGCAGCTTCGCCTTCGACGACGAGGGCACGCCGTCCCGCCGGGCCGCCCTCATCGACCGCGGCATCGTGGCCAACACCCTGTCCACCCGCGACTCCGCCGCCCGCTCGGGCCTGGCCCTGACCGGCGCCGCCCGCTCCGACGGCTGGGCCTACCTGCCGGTGTGCTTCTCCACCCACGTCTTCCTGGAACCCGGCGACGGCGGCAGCCTCGACGACCTGCTCGACCGGATGGGCGACGGCTACTACATCGACGACAACCGCAGCTGGTCCATCGACAACCAGCGGCTCAACTTCCAGTTCGGCACCGAGGTCGCCTACGAGGTCAAACGCGGACGCCGCGGCCGGCTGCTGCGCAACTTCTCCTACGGCGGTGTGACGCCGCAGTTCTGGGGCTCGGTCGAGGCCGTGGCCGGGCCGTCGGAGTTCCGCTCCTTCGGCTACCCCTGCGGCAAGGGCGAACCCAAGCAATGGGGCTTCCTCAGCCACGGCGCCAGCCCGATGCTGGTACGCGACCTGCGGATCGGAGTGGCCTGA
- a CDS encoding Gfo/Idh/MocA family protein has product MSDKLRVAVVGAGRWAQRAHIPGWQRDPRVEVVALSDTDPAILAQAGADFGVDRLVTDYRELLDAPDIDVIDVATANHAHFEISAAALDAGKHVLCEKPVHHDNRQTRALAELARSKGLKTKLGFTFRYAPAVQYAKSLIDAGFVGTPYIFNGYEQNSQWIDPATPMRQVDPDADPNVLVTSSIEGYGAPIIDIMHEWSGGNLTSVVGTMRNFVPQRVVRATGAMQRLNIDDGDMWIAEFDNGVLASIQSSYVTVGNFPGIEARIFGSEGAIIVRLVEEFGICQTIKTATKDSVEFVEREIPQQFFPEGGHSREPWDFLFYSNLCADFATEILSGTDANQGDFAQGALVQETINAFEKSFRDRAWTSFPLEQA; this is encoded by the coding sequence ATGAGTGACAAGCTGCGAGTAGCCGTCGTCGGTGCGGGCCGCTGGGCCCAGCGCGCCCACATCCCCGGCTGGCAGCGTGACCCCCGCGTCGAGGTCGTGGCCCTGTCCGACACCGACCCGGCCATCCTCGCCCAGGCCGGCGCCGACTTCGGCGTCGACCGCCTGGTCACCGACTACCGCGAGCTGCTCGACGCACCCGACATCGACGTGATCGACGTGGCCACCGCCAACCACGCCCACTTCGAGATCTCCGCAGCCGCCCTCGACGCGGGCAAGCACGTCCTGTGCGAGAAGCCCGTCCACCACGACAACCGGCAGACCCGCGCCCTGGCTGAACTCGCCCGCAGCAAGGGCCTGAAGACCAAGCTCGGCTTCACGTTCCGCTACGCGCCCGCGGTCCAGTACGCCAAGAGCCTCATCGACGCCGGGTTCGTCGGCACGCCCTACATCTTCAACGGCTACGAGCAGAACAGCCAGTGGATCGACCCCGCCACCCCGATGCGCCAGGTCGACCCGGACGCCGACCCGAACGTGCTGGTCACCTCGTCGATCGAGGGCTACGGCGCCCCGATCATCGACATCATGCACGAGTGGAGCGGCGGCAACCTGACCTCCGTCGTCGGCACCATGCGCAACTTCGTACCCCAACGCGTCGTCCGCGCCACCGGCGCCATGCAGCGCCTCAACATCGACGACGGCGACATGTGGATCGCCGAGTTCGACAACGGCGTCCTGGCCTCGATCCAGTCCTCCTACGTGACCGTCGGCAACTTCCCCGGTATCGAGGCCCGCATCTTCGGCTCCGAAGGCGCCATCATCGTGCGGCTGGTCGAGGAATTCGGCATCTGCCAGACCATCAAGACCGCCACCAAGGACTCGGTCGAGTTCGTCGAACGCGAGATCCCCCAGCAGTTCTTCCCCGAAGGCGGACACTCCCGCGAACCGTGGGACTTCCTGTTCTACTCCAACCTCTGCGCCGACTTCGCCACCGAGATCCTCTCCGGCACCGACGCCAACCAGGGCGACTTCGCCCAGGGCGCCCTGGTGCAGGAGACCATCAACGCGTTCGAGAAGTCCTTCCGCGACCGGGCCTGGACCTCCTTCCCGCTGGAGCAGGCGTGA
- a CDS encoding ABC transporter permease gives MSRFLLRRVPQAVVVLLGVVTLAFLLTHLVPGDPARLIAGPNASAATVASIHHELGLDRGIAYQYWHFLIGLLHGDLGTSFALQDTPVATAILRALPISAALAVLGVVWEALLGIPVGILAAYRPGKLADRATTLATLVGLSAPPFWVGLLLLYLLAFKFDLFPLSGYQAPYINYLILPSFTLGLGGAAWYARLTRTNMIEALRSPYVQMARAKGMPERVVLLRHCLRNVLSPLLTMLGMDLGYFLGGVVVIESVFGMPGVGKLTFDAIGTLDIPMITGAVLFAAFFIVVMNLLVDLAYALVDPRVRR, from the coding sequence ATGTCCCGGTTCCTGCTGCGCCGCGTCCCGCAGGCCGTCGTCGTCCTGCTCGGCGTGGTGACCCTCGCCTTCCTGCTGACCCACCTCGTCCCCGGCGACCCGGCCCGGCTCATCGCCGGCCCCAACGCCAGTGCCGCCACGGTCGCCTCCATCCACCACGAACTCGGCCTCGACCGGGGCATCGCCTACCAGTACTGGCACTTCCTCATCGGACTGCTGCACGGTGACCTCGGCACCAGCTTCGCGCTCCAGGACACCCCGGTGGCCACCGCGATCCTGCGGGCGTTGCCCATCAGTGCCGCCCTGGCCGTGCTCGGCGTGGTCTGGGAGGCGCTGCTGGGCATCCCCGTCGGCATCCTGGCCGCCTACCGGCCGGGCAAGCTGGCCGACCGGGCCACCACCCTGGCGACCCTCGTCGGGCTGTCGGCACCGCCGTTCTGGGTCGGCCTGCTGCTGCTGTACCTGCTGGCGTTCAAGTTCGATCTGTTCCCCCTGTCGGGCTACCAGGCGCCGTACATCAACTACCTGATCCTGCCCAGCTTCACCCTCGGCCTCGGCGGCGCCGCCTGGTACGCCCGCCTGACCCGCACCAACATGATCGAGGCCCTGCGCAGTCCGTACGTGCAGATGGCCCGCGCCAAGGGCATGCCCGAACGCGTCGTGCTGCTGCGCCACTGCCTGCGCAACGTCCTCAGCCCGCTGCTGACCATGCTCGGGATGGACCTGGGCTACTTCCTCGGCGGCGTCGTCGTCATCGAGTCGGTGTTCGGCATGCCGGGCGTCGGCAAGCTCACCTTCGACGCGATCGGCACGCTCGACATCCCCATGATCACCGGGGCGGTGCTGTTCGCCGCCTTCTTCATCGTCGTCATGAACCTGCTCGTCGACCTCGCCTACGCGCTGGTCGACCCCCGGGTGCGCCGCTGA
- a CDS encoding ABC transporter permease, which produces MSAPPLTATVPDTVAAAPTGVRRVLRSLRHDKPALISIIVLVLLALAAVLAPVLASHPPLQTYPEGLAANGAPVGPGHGFPLGTDPNGRDVLSRLLYGARVSLVIGILANGLATIAGVLVGLAAGYLGGWTETILMRLTDIVMSFPILLFCIALIAVTGPSERNVIVVIAVIYWTTLARIIRSQVLSLREREFVVAARTMGLTHWRIMRKHLFPHLVPTIIVYATLGVASSILIEASLSFLGVGVPVPTPSWGQMIEQGKEYFQIAPWLLFAPGVCLILTVLAFNLAGDWLRDLLDPTAPERR; this is translated from the coding sequence ATGAGCGCCCCACCGCTCACCGCCACCGTCCCCGACACGGTCGCCGCCGCCCCCACCGGAGTACGGCGGGTGCTGCGCAGCCTGCGCCACGACAAGCCCGCCCTGATCTCGATCATCGTGCTGGTCCTGCTCGCGCTGGCCGCCGTACTGGCACCGGTGCTGGCCTCCCACCCGCCGCTGCAGACCTACCCCGAAGGACTCGCCGCCAACGGCGCACCCGTCGGCCCCGGCCACGGGTTCCCGCTGGGCACCGACCCCAACGGCCGCGACGTCCTGTCCCGCCTGCTCTACGGTGCCCGGGTGTCGCTGGTCATCGGCATCCTCGCCAACGGGCTGGCGACCATCGCCGGAGTGCTGGTCGGACTCGCGGCCGGATACCTCGGCGGCTGGACCGAGACGATCCTCATGCGGCTGACCGACATCGTGATGTCGTTCCCGATCCTGCTGTTCTGCATCGCGCTCATAGCCGTGACCGGACCCAGCGAACGCAACGTCATCGTCGTCATCGCCGTCATCTACTGGACCACCCTGGCCCGCATCATCCGCAGCCAGGTCCTGTCACTACGCGAACGCGAGTTCGTCGTCGCCGCCCGCACCATGGGCCTCACCCACTGGCGCATCATGCGCAAGCACCTGTTCCCGCACCTCGTACCCACGATCATCGTGTACGCCACCCTCGGCGTCGCGTCGTCCATCCTCATCGAGGCGTCCCTGTCGTTCCTCGGCGTCGGCGTGCCGGTGCCCACCCCGTCCTGGGGCCAGATGATCGAACAGGGCAAGGAGTACTTCCAGATCGCACCGTGGCTGCTGTTCGCCCCCGGCGTCTGCCTCATCCTCACCGTCCTGGCCTTCAACCTGGCCGGCGACTGGCTGCGCGATCTCCTCGACCCGACCGCCCCGGAGCGCCGCTGA
- a CDS encoding ABC transporter ATP-binding protein, translating to MSVVAVRDLTVRYGRRGLLHRGHHTAVDAVSFSIAAGRTLGLAGESGSGKSSVARALMRVHDPAAGSVRVAGREVTTLRGAALRRFRRHMQMVFQDPYDSLNPRLTAGDNVAEALTAAGVPRPDQITRTRELFDRVGLPAAFTGRYPHQLSGGQRQRVSIARALAVAPQVLVCDEAVSALDVSVRAQILNLLKDLQEADGLAYLFISHDMSTLRFIADDVAIMYQGRIVELGTSADVFAHPRHPYTQALLAAIPQPGAGRRHRRGIVAGEAPAGSATVRGCAFAPRCPLATDVCRSRRPELLAGPTGHQTACHHADTAPAAAPSGDQNPQGRTAA from the coding sequence ATGAGCGTCGTCGCCGTGCGAGACCTGACCGTCCGCTATGGCCGCCGCGGACTGCTCCACCGCGGGCACCACACCGCGGTCGACGCGGTCAGCTTCAGCATCGCCGCCGGACGCACCCTCGGCCTGGCCGGCGAGTCAGGTTCCGGCAAGAGCAGCGTCGCCCGCGCCCTGATGCGGGTCCACGACCCGGCCGCCGGATCGGTGCGCGTCGCCGGACGGGAGGTCACCACCCTGCGCGGCGCCGCGCTGCGCCGCTTCCGCCGCCACATGCAGATGGTCTTCCAGGACCCCTACGACTCGCTCAACCCGCGGCTGACCGCGGGCGACAACGTCGCCGAAGCCCTCACCGCGGCCGGGGTGCCCCGCCCCGACCAGATCACCCGCACCCGCGAACTGTTCGACCGGGTCGGCCTGCCCGCCGCGTTCACCGGCCGCTACCCGCACCAGCTGTCCGGCGGGCAGCGCCAACGGGTCTCCATCGCCCGCGCGCTCGCCGTCGCACCGCAGGTGCTGGTCTGCGACGAGGCCGTCTCCGCCCTGGACGTTTCGGTCCGCGCCCAGATCCTCAACCTGCTCAAAGACCTCCAGGAAGCCGACGGCCTGGCCTACCTGTTCATCTCCCACGACATGTCCACCCTGCGGTTCATCGCCGACGACGTCGCGATCATGTACCAGGGCCGGATCGTGGAACTGGGCACCAGCGCCGACGTGTTCGCCCATCCCCGCCACCCCTACACCCAGGCCCTGCTCGCCGCGATCCCGCAACCCGGCGCGGGACGCCGCCACCGGCGCGGCATCGTCGCCGGCGAAGCCCCGGCCGGCAGCGCCACCGTACGCGGCTGCGCCTTCGCGCCGCGCTGCCCGCTGGCCACCGACGTGTGCCGCAGCCGGCGCCCGGAACTGCTGGCCGGCCCGACCGGACACCAGACCGCGTGCCACCACGCCGACACCGCCCCGGCCGCCGCGCCCAGCGGTGACCAGAACCCGCAAGGGAGGACCGCCGCATGA